A window from Candidatus Poribacteria bacterium encodes these proteins:
- a CDS encoding sigma 54-interacting transcriptional regulator: MIHRSLAGNYESIIGRSPQIIAVLKQIDKIANTPAKVLICGETGTGKELIARALHQNSDRSTNRMVSVNCAAILDMLLESQLFGHARSQCVK; encoded by the coding sequence ATGATTCACAGAAGCTTAGCGGGAAATTATGAGAGCATCATTGGCAGAAGTCCACAAATTATTGCAGTTCTCAAACAAATTGATAAGATCGCAAATACGCCAGCAAAGGTGCTTATTTGTGGTGAAACAGGAACCGGTAAGGAATTAATAGCACGTGCCTTACACCAAAACAGTGATCGTTCGACGAACAGAATGGTTTCTGTCAACTGTGCCGCGATTCTGGATATGCTGCTTGAGAGCCAATTGTTTGGAC